In the genome of Coturnix japonica isolate 7356 chromosome 19, Coturnix japonica 2.1, whole genome shotgun sequence, one region contains:
- the YWHAG gene encoding 14-3-3 protein gamma: protein MVDREQLVQKARLAEQAERYDDMAAAMKNVTELNEPLSNEERNLLSVAYKNVVGARRSSWRVISSIEQKTSADGNEKKIEMVRAYREKIEKELEAVCQDVLSLLDNYLIKNCSETQYESKVFYLKMKGDYYRYLAEVATGEKRATVVESSEKAYSEAHEISKEHMQPTHPIRLGLALNYSVFYYEIQNAPEQACHLAKTAFDDAIAELDTLNEDSYKDSTLIMQLLRDNLTLWTSDQQDDDGGEGNN, encoded by the exons ATGGTGGACCGCGAGCAGCTGGTGCAGAAGGCCCGGCTGGCCGAGCAAGCCGAGCGCTACGACGACATGGCGGCCGCCATGAAGAAC GTGACAGAACTGAATGAGCCTCTGTCCAATGAAGAGAGGAACCTCCTGTCCGTCGCCTACAAGAACGTTGTGGGGGCACGGCGCTCGTCCTGGCGAGTCATCAGCAGCATCGAGCAGAAGACCTCCGCTGATGGCAATGAGAAGAAGATCGAAATGGTTCGGGCCTACCGTGAGAAGATTGAGAAGGAGTTGGAAGCCGTGTGCCAGGACGTGCTGAGCCTGCTGGACAACTACCTGATCAAGAACTGCAGCGAGACGCAGTACGAGAGCAAAGTCTTCTACCTGAAGATGAAGGGAGACTATTACCGATACCTGGCTGAAGTGGCCACCGGGGAGAAGAGGGCGACCGTGGTGGAGTCTTCGGAGAAGGCCTACAGCGAGGCCCATGAGATCAGCAAGGAGCACATGCAGCCGACCCACCCCATCCGGCTCGGCCTGGCGCTCAACTACTCCGTTTTCTACTACGAGATCCAGAACGCTCCGGAGCAGGCCTGCCACCTGGCCAAGACGGCGTTCGACGACGCCATCGCCGAGCTGGACACCCTCAACGAGGACTCCTACAAGGACTCAACGCTCATCATGCAGCTCCTCCGTGACAACCTAACGCTCTGGACAAGCGATCAGCAAGACGACGACGGCGGAGAAGGCAACAATTAG